From the Brassica napus cultivar Da-Ae chromosome A8, Da-Ae, whole genome shotgun sequence genome, one window contains:
- the LOC106361885 gene encoding E3 ubiquitin-protein ligase AIRP2-like produces MYYQLTKSSYMDSLKILEADIEHANGLAAEIPMGKSGVRLQMKLVCSNLAPFFIFLLQWMDFSCLLPRYFDFFHILIYKVRADGRWNRSRYGRKATIREFYGVILPSLERLHINFSDSPGDNTLWYPNPKAITYDIEGNRFITNSVDSEREEECGICLEPCTKMVLPNCCHAMCIKCYRNWNTKSESCPFCRGNIKRVNSEDLWVLTCDEDVVDPETVTKEDLFRFYLHINSLPKDYPEAVFLGYNEYLI; encoded by the exons aTGTATTATCAGTTGACCAAGTCTTCTTACATGGACTCTTTGAAGATTCTTGAAGCTGACATTGAGCACGCTAATGGACT gGCTGCTGAGATTCCCATGGGGAAGAGCGGTGTTCGACTTCAGATGAAACTGGTTTGCAGCAATCTAGCTcctttcttcattttcctcctACAATGGATGGACTTCTCATGTCTCCTCCCAAGATATTTCGATTTCTTCCACATACTCATCTACAAG GTACGTGCTGATGGGAGGTGGAATCGATCCAGATACGGAAGGAAAGCTACAATCAGAGAGTTCTACG GTGTTATATTACCATCGCTAGAGCGTCTTCACATCAACTTCTCTGACTCACCAGGCGACAACACCTTGTGGTATCCTAATCCAAAAGCCATCACGTATGACATCGAAGGCAACAGATTCATTACTAACAGCGTTGACTCTGAGAGAGAAGAGGAATGTGGGATCTGCTTAGAGCCTTGCACCAAAATGGTGTTGCCTAACTGTTGTCACGCAATGTGCATCAAGTGTTATAGGAACTGGAACACGAAGTCTGAGTCGTGCCCGTTTTGTCGAGGGAACATCAAGAGGGTTAACTCGGAGGATCTGTGGGTGCTGACTTGCGATGAGGATGTGGTGGATCCTGAGACTGTTACTAAAGAGGATCTTTTTAGGTTCTATCTACACATTAATAGTCTGCCTAAAGATTATCCTGAAGCTGTCTTCTTAGGGTACAACGAGTACTTGATATGA
- the LOC106361884 gene encoding trans-Golgi network-localized SYP41-interacting protein 1-like, with protein sequence MHENDDPPSDSVAADENVNDDDPPQDSPESVAADVIENDDETNEQELDPDQGTGFVDSKEDMFVDAPEELNFDTPSKEALTTDDDDNNEKEEEDREKGLVALQEQFNLSTGENHSKVEEEKIHHEDALKELQGIIIKKDEEIAHLTAKISELTSSSSSQDEKEQQLVSATDRILLSLSNVFGQEEPQLGSSVSEKITNLENGVAFLSAKYTEFYYGADQLRKCLSSDDADLRFQEDFGSALGGACSELLELKEKEASLHERLTHLEDENKKLVEQMNKDREVIESMKAELEQEKTRCVNTKEKLSMAVTKGKALVQNRDALKHQISEKTTELENRLAQLQEKTVALETSELLKGQLEQSLAEMADELSDKSVSLEACEAAKREVEQSLDEKAKELEECLVKLQALDESELIKGELVKSEAMVASYQEMVSSKSSIIENIESILPHVNDSSDDIIEKVRSLVEEREEYNRLKDMNLSIDLPEEISESTLEARFTWLRESFLQAKDEVSALQNQIERLSTSLSAEMEEKCSIREELDDITLRFKALEETAERDSLEREEIIRRLVETSGLMMTEGVEHHAVLVDRSFDQIEKKLRDSSESSYGNEESFEKFQSLLYASGLELSLCKEMLGEGMLASLQVSNLSNELASVREEKLALETDLERSEEKSALLKDKLSMAIKKGKGLVQDREKLKSQLDEKNSEIEKLMLERQELTGAIDSYTNQMSTLSGDLERTKELEDELVAIKDERDELKQSLSLNDTLLEKVMSIPVDLATEDSSEKIDRLAGYFKEVQEARVKEQEELERIKEEASTLASKLEETNTALKLVEDALSAAEGNINQLAEENRQVQAAKELVELELQKAVGEASSLSSELDEACAIRNTLEAALKQAEINISDIISEKEEAQSSTATAEMELEKVNNKLTEAHSTIQSLRDTLTQTESNVDSLSKQIEEDKVLTTDLKNELEMLRNEVELERSKMAEASLTIGSLEEALMKAENSLSVLQGEMVKAEVEKSTLSSKLNVCMEELAGSNGNSQSKSMEIIAHLDNLQMILKDGGLISRVNEFLERKFKNLRDMDVIARDIMINFGEKGLAGEMDNVTEDDSTVAKSLLNGLDDSVDIELENSKENAGDEDEISSSLRKITEGVKLRNKTLEKNFEVFSTSIDTLIAALMENMTAARADVINVKGHNESLQEQVRSAEDILREKENTIAALETDLSSLMSVCGEAASELQLEVKNNLLELVQLQENDNGGETESTEHPQELLDVTECSRRAKKLSSATEKACTTLKLFETTSNAAAVLIRDMEDRLKEASTALEKVVLERDLNQTKVSSSEAKVESTEALCQDLKLQLENLKAEEEKWHEKEVELSTLYNKLQEQEAKENLIPASDIHALFDKINDIEGPSVDQTNELDPQSPYDVRKLFAIIDSVTKMQHQIELLSYGQKELNSALAEKDLEIQGLKEAAEAKSTTELELVKANKELSKLISGLEKLLGDDLVVDLDFSESWTLLQALEKKIASLLLESESSKSKAQELGLKLVSSEKLVEKLLLKVKEFEDKIQSKAVQPDVVHERSILEAPRASSSSEISEIEDKGALGKKSISAVPTAAQVRVVRKASTDHLAINIDSESEQLMNNNEADEDKGHVFKSLNMSGLIPMQGKMIADRVDGIWVSGGRVLMSRPQARLGVMVYSLLLHLWLLASIL encoded by the exons ATGCACGAGAATGATGATCCTCCGTCCGATTCCGTAGCTGCTGATGAAAATGTGAATGATGATGATCCTCCGCAGGACTCGCCTGAATCTGTAGCTGCTGATGTGATTGAGAATGATGACGAGACAAATGAGCAAGAGCTTGATCCTGACCAG GGAACAGGTTTTGTTGATAGTAAGGAAGATATGTTTGTTGATGCTCCTGAAGAGTTGAACTTTGACACACCTAGCAAGGAAGCTCTCACCACAGATGATGATGACaat AATGAGAAGGAGGAGGAAGATAGAGAGAAGGGACTTGTAGCGTTGCAGGAACAGTTTAACCTCTCAACTGGTGAGAACCATTCCAAagttgaagaagagaagatTCATCACGAGGATGCACTCAAGGAGCTTCAAGGGATTATCATTAAGAAAGACGAGGAGATTGCTCACCTCACCGCAAAGATCTCAGAGCttacttcttcctcttcctcacaGGACGAGAAGGAGCAGCAGCTTGTTTCTGCAACGGATAGGATTCTGCTTTCTCTTAGTAACGTGTTTGGGCAAGAAGAGCCGCAGCTTGGCTCTTCCGTCTCTGAAAAGATTACTAATCTTGAAAACGGAGTTGCGTTTCTAAGCGCAAAGTACACTGAGTTCTACTACGGTGCTGATCAGCTGAGGAAGTGTTTGTCTAGTGATGATGCTGATCTTCGTTTCCAAGAGGATTTTGGTTCAGCTCTCGGCGGTGCTTGCTCTGAGCTACTTGAGCTCAAGGAGAAGGAAGCATCCCTTCATGAAAGACTCACCCATCTAGAAGATGAGAATAAGAAACTGGTTGAGCAAATGAACAAAGATAGAGAAGTGATTGAGTCCATGAAGGCAGAGCTTGAGCAGGAGAAGACAAGGTGTGTCAACACGAAAGAGAAGCTCAGCATGGCTGTGACCAAGGGTAAGGCGTTAGTTCAGAACCGTGACGCGCTAAAGCATCAAATCTCCGAGAAAACAACGGAGCTTGAGAATAGGTTGGCTCAGTTACAAGAGAAGACGGTTGCTCTTGAAACTTCTGAGTTACTCAAGGGGCAGCTTGAGCAATCTTTAGCTGAGATGGCAGATGAACTGAGTGATAAGTCTGTATCCTTGGAAGCATGTGAGGCAGCAAAGAGAGAGGTGGAACAGTCTCTGGATGAGAAAGCAAAAGAGCTTGAAGAGTGTTTGGTGAAACTACAAGCATTGGATGAATCAGAACTCATCAAAGGCGAGTTAGTAAAATCCGAAGCCATGGTTGCGTCATATCAAGAAATGGTGTCGTCAAAGAGCTCAATCATTGAAAACATTGAATCCATCTTGCCACACGTTAATGATAGCTCTGACGATATCATTGAGAAGGTTAGGTCACTTGTAGAAGAGAGGGAAGAATACAACAGACTTAAAGATATGAACCTCTCCATTGACTTACCTGAGGAGATCTCCGAATCCACCTTAGAAGCTCGCTTTACTTGGCTAAGGGAATCATTTTTACAGGCAAAGGATGAAGTTAGCGCCCTGCAGAACCAGATAGAAAGATTAAGTACGTCTCTTTCAGCAGAAATGGAGGAGAAATGTAGCATTAGAGAGGAGCTTGATGATATAACTTTGAGGTTTAAAGCATTGGAGGAAACTGCAGAGAGAGATTCTTTGGAAAGAGAAGAGATTATAAGGAGGCTTGTGGAAACCTCTGGCTTGATGATGACAGAAGGAGTTGAACATCATGCTGTCCTTGTTGATAGATCTTTTGATCAGATAGAAAAGAAACTCAGGGACTCTAGTGAGAGTTCTTATGGCAACGAAGAATCATTTGAAAAATTTCAAAGTCTCCTTTATGCTAGTGGTCTGGAGTTATCACTTTGTAAGGAAATGTTAGGAGAGGGAATGCTGGCTAGTTTGCAGGTAAGCAATCTCTCAAACGAACTTGCTTCGGTGAGAGAAGAAAAACTTGCTTTGGAGACTGATCTTGAGAGGTCAGAGGAGAAATCTGCTTTGCTCAAAGACAAACTTTCCATGGCTATTAAGAAGGGTAAGGGACTTGTTCAAGATAGGGAGAAGTTGAAATCTCAGTTGGATGAGAAGAACTCTGAGATCGAGAAGCTGATGCTGGAGCGGCAGGAGTTAACTGGTGCGATTGATAGCTACACGAATCAGATGAGTACGTTATCAGGAGACTTAGAGCGGACAAAGGAGCTAGAGGATGAGCTTGTTGCTATTAAAGACGAAAGAGATGAGCTTAAGCAGTCTTTATCTCTGAATGACACCTTGTTGGAGAAAGTGATGAGCATCCCTGTTGATTTAGCAACTGAGGATTCTTCAGAAAAGATTGACAGACTTGCTGGGTACTTCAAGGAAGTGCAGGAAGCTAGAGTAAaggaacaagaagagctggaaAGGATAAAAGAAGAAGCAAGTACATTAGCCAGTAAATTAGAAGAAACCAACACAGCCTTGAAGTTGGTTGAGGATGCCTTGTCTGCTGCAGAGGGTAACATCAATCAACTTGCTGAAGAGaataggcaagtccaagctgcCAAGGAGCTTGTAGAACTTGAGCTGCAGAAAGCAGTTGGAGAGGCATCCTCTCTGTCTAGCGAGCTGGATGAAGCTTGTGCAATTAGGAATACACTTGAAGCTGCACTTAAGCAGGCTGAAATAAATATATCTGATATCATCAGCGAAAAGGAAGAGGCTCAAAGCAGTACTGCTACTGCAGAGATGGAGCTAGAGAAGGTGAACAACAAATTAACAGAAGCACATAGCACCATACAATCACTTAGAGATACACTTACTCAGACAGAAAGCAACGTGGATTCGTTATCCAAACAAATTGAAGAGGACAAGGTTCTTACTACAGATTTGAAGAATGAGTTAGAGATGCTTCGAAATGAGGTAGAGCTAGAGCGGAGCAAGATGGCTGAGGCTTCATTGACAATAGGATCCCTGGAAGAGGCACTGATGAAGGCGGAGAATAGCCTTTCTGTCTTACAAGGAGAAATGGTGAAAGCTGAAGTGGAGAAATCAACTCTCAGTAGTAAACTTAATGTGTGCATGGAAGAGTTAGctggatcaaatggaaactcACAGAGCAAATCTATGGAGATTATTGCTCATCTTGATAATCTCCAGATGATTCTAAAGGATGGAGGGCTCATTTCCAGGGTGAATGAGTTTCTTGAAAGGAAATTTAAGAACCTGAGAGACATGGATGTCATTGCTAGAGATATCATGATAAATTTTGGTGAGAAGGGATTGGCTGGGGAAATGGACAACGTTACAGAG GATGATTCAACTGTGGCAAAATCTTTGTTGAATGGTCTTGATGATTCAGTTGACATAGAGCTAGAGAATAGCAAAGAGAATGCAGGTGATGAAGACGAGATTTCTTCATCCCTTAGGAAGATCACAGAGGGGGTCAAGCTTAGAAACAAAACACTCGAGAAAAATTTCGAGGTTTTCTCAACTTCCATTGACACACTCATTGCGGCTTTGATGGAAAACATGACAGCAGCAAGGGCTGATGTGATAAACGTCAAGGGTCATAACGAGTCCCTGCAAGAACAGGTGAGGAGTGCTGAAGATATTCTCCGCGAAAAGGAAAACACTATAGCTGCATTAGAAACAGACTTGTCATCTTTGATGTCTGTATGTGGCGAGGCTGCCAGCGAACTGCAGTTGGAAGTGAAAAATAATCTCCTAGAGTTGGTTCAGTTACAAGAAAATGACAACGGTGGTGAGACTGAATCAACCGAACATCCACAAGAGCTTCTTGATGTAACTGAGTGCTCCCGGAGAGCAAAAAAACTATCTTCTGCCACAGAGAAGGCATGTACTACTCTTAAGCTATTTGAGACAACAAGTAATGCAGCTGCTGTACTCATCCGAGATATGGAGGACAGACTAAAAGAAGCATCTACTGCTCTAGAAAAGGTTGTGTTAGAAAGAGATTTAAACCAAACTAAGGTTTCAAGTTCCGAGGCCAAGGTGGAATCTACGGAAGCGCTTTGCCAAGATCTGAAACTTCAGTTGGAAAATCTCAAAGCCGAAGAAGAGAAATGGCATGAAAAAGAGGTGGAGCTTTCtacattatataataaactgCAAGagcaag AAGCAAAGGAAAACCTAATTCCAGCTTCTGATATACATGCTCTTTTTGACAAGATAAATGATATTGAAGGGCCTTCAGTAGATCAAACCAATGAGTTAGACCCACAGAGTCCATATGATGTAAGGAAGCTATTCGCGATTATTGATAGTGTTACTAAGATGCAGCATCAGATAGAACTCTTATCATATGGGCAAAAGGAACTCAACTCCGCCTTGGCAGAAAAGGATCTTGAAATTCAAGGTCTGAAGGAGGCAGCTGAAGCAAAGAGTACGACCGAGCTAGAGCTAGTAAAGGCAAATAAAGAATTGTCCAAGCTTATATCTGGCTTGGAGAAACTGCTGGGTGATGATCTTGTTGTAGACCTAGACTTCTCCGAGTCATGGACGCTCTTACAAGCACTAGAGAAGAAAATAGCTTCCCTTCTACTAGAGTCAGAGAGTTCAAAATCAAAGGCACAAGAACTTGGTTTAAAGTTAGTCAGCAGTGAAAAACTTGTGGAGAAATTATTACTAAAAGTCAAAGAGTTTGAGGATAAAATTCAAAGCAAAGCTGTTCAGCCTGATGTTGTTCATGAAAGGAGCATCTTAGAAGCACCAAGAGCGTCTTCTTCCTCAGAGATATCTGAGATTGAGGACAAG GGAGCTCTGGGGAAAAAATCAATATCAGCTGTGCCTACAGCAGCGCAAGTGAGAGTGGTGAGGAAAGCATCGACGGATCATCTAGCTATCAACATAGATTCAGAGTCCGAGCAGCTGATGAACAACAACGAAGCAGATGAAGATAAAG GACATGTTTTCAAGTCTCTCAACATGTCTGGTCTGATTCCAATGCAAGGGAAGATGATAGCAGATCGTGTCGATGGAATATG